One Olsenella sp. oral taxon 807 DNA segment encodes these proteins:
- a CDS encoding ATP-binding protein, with the protein MFVGRGKELGKLEGLYAKGDFQMVVLYGKRRVGKTTLVKEFACGKNALYFTALEQSDRDNLADFTRKLMGFFDLPTLSGSFSGWAEALGFFADRAGEGHAVLVFDEFPYAAERNRSLPSILQMVIDHRLKDTNAFVILCGSNQGFMEGEVLGNKSPLYGRRTAQMRLAPLGYREAALMLPGLGAQEAFRYYACFGGVPYYLSLIDPALPLRENLSQLYFDTAGFLYDEPFALLRQELFEPASYNSILRAIAGGANRQARIADRTGIPTTSLPRYLTTLCTLGMIRRAVPFGENVQTSRRGIYVIDDACYAFWYRFVMPRVSDIEAGLGEVAARSIPDQQLDGYCGHRFEGMCAEWMSEQVLRGSLPISATSVGSWWGTDPKVREQTDIDVLAADRSAKTLVLGECTYRGSFDEVAEVEDLRSKRQLVPGYTAEGYFLFTRHAVAASAMRRYAGEGAVRFVTLDEMYAHR; encoded by the coding sequence ATGTTCGTAGGACGGGGGAAGGAGCTCGGGAAGCTCGAGGGGCTGTACGCCAAGGGCGACTTTCAGATGGTGGTACTTTACGGCAAGAGGCGCGTGGGCAAGACCACGCTGGTAAAGGAGTTCGCCTGCGGCAAGAATGCGCTCTACTTCACGGCACTCGAGCAGAGTGACCGCGACAACCTGGCGGACTTTACGCGCAAGCTCATGGGGTTCTTTGACCTGCCAACCCTCTCCGGCTCGTTCTCCGGCTGGGCCGAGGCCTTGGGATTCTTCGCCGATCGCGCGGGAGAAGGGCATGCCGTCCTGGTGTTCGACGAGTTCCCGTACGCCGCCGAGCGCAACAGGTCGCTCCCCTCGATACTGCAGATGGTCATAGACCATAGGCTCAAGGACACGAACGCCTTCGTCATTCTGTGCGGCTCGAACCAGGGATTCATGGAAGGTGAGGTACTTGGCAACAAGAGCCCGCTCTACGGTAGGAGGACCGCCCAGATGAGACTGGCACCCCTGGGGTACCGTGAGGCGGCGCTCATGCTACCCGGTCTGGGCGCCCAGGAGGCGTTTCGCTACTACGCGTGCTTCGGCGGCGTCCCGTACTACCTCTCGCTTATCGACCCTGCGCTACCGCTGCGTGAGAACCTATCGCAGCTTTACTTTGACACGGCGGGCTTCCTCTACGACGAGCCCTTCGCACTGCTGCGCCAAGAGCTCTTTGAGCCCGCCTCATACAACTCCATATTGCGTGCCATCGCCGGAGGCGCGAACAGGCAGGCTCGTATCGCCGACCGCACCGGGATTCCCACGACGAGTCTACCCAGGTACCTGACAACGCTCTGTACCCTCGGGATGATCCGCAGGGCCGTGCCCTTCGGGGAGAACGTCCAGACCTCAAGACGCGGCATATACGTCATCGACGACGCGTGCTATGCGTTCTGGTACCGGTTCGTGATGCCTCGCGTGTCGGACATCGAGGCAGGCCTCGGCGAGGTCGCCGCTCGCTCCATTCCCGATCAGCAGCTTGATGGCTACTGCGGGCACAGGTTCGAGGGGATGTGCGCGGAGTGGATGTCAGAACAGGTGCTGAGGGGCTCACTCCCGATCAGCGCAACGAGCGTGGGCTCTTGGTGGGGCACTGACCCCAAGGTGCGCGAGCAGACTGACATCGACGTCCTTGCGGCCGACCGCAGCGCAAAGACGCTCGTCCTGGGTGAGTGCACGTACCGGGGGAGCTTCGACGAGGTGGCCGAGGTCGAGGACCTCAGGTCAAAGCGCCAGCTTGTGCCCGGATACACGGCCGAAGGCTACTTCCTCTTCACCAGGCACGCGGTTGCGGCGTCCGCCATGAGGAGGTACGCGGGCGAAGGCGCGGTCCGGTTCGTGACGCTCGACGAGATGTACGCTCACCGGTGA